In a genomic window of Saccharothrix sp. HUAS TT1:
- the groL gene encoding chaperonin GroEL (60 kDa chaperone family; promotes refolding of misfolded polypeptides especially under stressful conditions; forms two stacked rings of heptamers to form a barrel-shaped 14mer; ends can be capped by GroES; misfolded proteins enter the barrel where they are refolded when GroES binds) encodes MPKQISFDEDARRALERGVNKLADTVKVTLGPRGRHVVLDKKFGGPTVTNDGVTIAREIELDDAFENLGAQLAKSVATKTNDVAGDGTTTATVLAQAMVRVGLRNVAAGANPMSLGVGIHAAAEAVVDALKAKATPVKGRDNIAQVGTVSSRDESIGALLGEAIEKVGEDGVITVEESSSMATELQITEGVQFDKGYVSAHFATDLEAQETVFEDARILLHREKISALADLLPILEKVAEAGKPLVIIAEDVEGEALSTLVVNALRKTLRVVAVKAPYFGDRRKAFLDDLAVVTGAQVIAAEVGLKLSEANLDVLGSARRVVVSKDNTTIVDGGGAKADVAGRAEQLRREIEATDSDWDREKLQERLAKLSGGIAVIKVGAATETELKERKHRIEDAVAATKAAVEEGIVPGGGSALVHAAKVLDGGLDLSGDEATGVAIVREALGSALFWIAANAGLEGAVVVNKVREQDWGFGLNAATLAYGDLLEAGIIDPVKVTRSAVTNAASIARMVLTTESAVVEKKEEEPAAAGGHGHGHGHGH; translated from the coding sequence ATGCCCAAGCAGATCAGCTTCGACGAGGACGCTCGTCGGGCCCTTGAGCGCGGTGTGAACAAGCTCGCGGACACGGTCAAGGTGACCCTCGGTCCGCGCGGCAGGCACGTCGTGCTCGACAAGAAGTTCGGCGGCCCGACCGTCACCAACGACGGCGTGACCATCGCCCGCGAGATCGAGCTGGACGACGCGTTCGAGAACCTGGGCGCCCAGCTCGCCAAGAGCGTCGCCACCAAGACCAACGACGTCGCCGGCGACGGCACGACGACCGCGACCGTGCTGGCCCAGGCCATGGTCCGGGTCGGCCTGCGCAACGTCGCCGCCGGCGCGAACCCGATGTCGCTCGGCGTCGGCATCCACGCCGCGGCCGAGGCCGTCGTGGACGCCCTCAAGGCCAAGGCCACCCCGGTCAAGGGCCGCGACAACATCGCCCAGGTCGGCACCGTCTCGTCCCGCGACGAGTCCATCGGCGCCCTGCTCGGCGAAGCCATCGAGAAGGTCGGCGAGGACGGTGTGATCACCGTCGAGGAGTCCTCCTCGATGGCCACCGAGCTGCAGATCACCGAGGGCGTGCAGTTCGACAAGGGCTACGTGTCGGCGCACTTCGCCACCGACCTGGAAGCCCAGGAGACGGTGTTCGAGGACGCCCGCATCCTGCTGCACCGCGAGAAGATCTCGGCGCTGGCCGACCTGCTGCCGATCCTGGAGAAGGTCGCCGAGGCCGGCAAGCCGCTGGTGATCATCGCCGAGGACGTCGAGGGCGAGGCGCTGTCCACCCTGGTCGTCAACGCCCTGCGCAAGACGCTGCGCGTGGTCGCGGTCAAGGCGCCGTACTTCGGCGACCGCCGCAAGGCGTTCCTGGACGACCTCGCGGTCGTCACCGGTGCCCAGGTCATCGCGGCCGAGGTCGGCCTGAAGCTGTCCGAGGCCAACCTCGACGTGCTGGGCTCCGCCCGGCGGGTCGTCGTGTCCAAGGACAACACGACCATCGTCGACGGCGGCGGCGCCAAGGCCGACGTGGCCGGTCGCGCGGAGCAGCTGCGCCGCGAGATCGAGGCCACCGACTCCGACTGGGACCGCGAGAAGCTGCAGGAGCGGCTGGCCAAGCTGTCCGGCGGCATCGCCGTGATCAAGGTCGGCGCGGCCACCGAGACCGAGCTGAAGGAGCGCAAGCACCGCATCGAGGACGCGGTGGCGGCGACCAAGGCCGCGGTCGAGGAGGGCATCGTCCCCGGCGGCGGTTCCGCCCTGGTGCACGCGGCCAAGGTGCTCGACGGCGGGCTCGACCTGTCCGGCGACGAGGCGACCGGTGTCGCGATCGTCCGCGAGGCCCTGGGCTCGGCGCTGTTCTGGATCGCCGCGAACGCGGGCCTCGAAGGCGCGGTCGTGGTGAACAAGGTGCGCGAGCAGGACTGGGGCTTCGGCCTCAACGCCGCCACCCTGGCCTACGGCGACCTGCTGGAAGCCGGGATCATCGACCCGGTGAAGGTGACTCGCTCGGCCGTCACCAACGCCGCTTCCATCGCCCGCATGGTGCTCACCACGGAGAGCGCCGTCGTGGAGAAGAAGGAAGAGGAGCCCGCCGCCGCCGGCGGTCACGGGCACGGCCACGGCCACGGCCACTGA
- a CDS encoding MerR family transcriptional regulator, with protein MTLSVAAVARRLGVAPATLRTWARRYGLGPSDHTTGRHRKYAPLDVARLELMQRALLRGASSAEAAKYALSSPVAAPGAPSSADGEPDGAPASAGGRGLRLPAANRRARGVGRAALAMDSAAVQALLADAIEVDGVAATWGEVVRPVVAAIAARGEHSGAGVEVSRLVEECVLAAFARATPIVTSPRNPRPVLLACMPGERHALPLHALAAVLAQRGVGVRQLGAALPADALASAVRRTAPAAVVLWAQLPRYADPGVVAALPRTRQQVRVFTGGPGWHRGIVPQPAERIDDLPSAADAIERAVC; from the coding sequence GTGACTCTCTCGGTGGCCGCCGTGGCCCGCCGGCTGGGCGTGGCGCCGGCCACTCTCCGCACATGGGCCCGCCGCTACGGCCTCGGACCCAGTGATCACACAACCGGGCGACACCGCAAGTACGCGCCGCTCGACGTGGCCAGGTTGGAGCTGATGCAGCGGGCGCTGCTGCGCGGCGCGTCGTCCGCTGAGGCCGCCAAGTACGCCCTCTCCAGCCCGGTCGCGGCCCCTGGCGCGCCGTCGTCGGCGGACGGGGAACCGGACGGCGCCCCGGCGTCCGCGGGTGGGCGCGGGTTGAGGTTGCCGGCGGCGAACCGGCGGGCGCGCGGCGTCGGGCGGGCGGCGCTGGCGATGGACTCGGCGGCGGTGCAGGCGCTGCTGGCGGACGCCATCGAGGTGGACGGCGTGGCGGCGACCTGGGGGGAGGTGGTGCGCCCGGTGGTGGCCGCGATCGCGGCGAGGGGGGAGCACTCCGGGGCCGGGGTCGAGGTGTCGCGCCTGGTGGAGGAGTGCGTGCTGGCGGCGTTCGCGCGCGCGACGCCGATCGTCACGAGCCCGCGCAACCCCCGGCCCGTGCTGCTGGCGTGCATGCCGGGCGAGCGGCACGCCCTGCCGCTGCACGCGTTGGCCGCGGTGCTCGCGCAGCGTGGTGTCGGCGTCCGGCAGCTGGGGGCGGCGCTGCCCGCGGACGCCCTGGCGTCGGCCGTGCGGCGGACCGCGCCGGCGGCGGTCGTGCTGTGGGCTCAGCTGCCGCGCTACGCCGATCCGGGTGTCGTGGCGGCCCTGCCGAGGACCCGCCAGCAGGTGCGCGTGTTCACCGGGGGCCCCGGCTGGCACCGCGGCATCGTGCCGCAGCCGGCGGAGCGGATCGACGACCTGCCCTCGGCCGCCGACGCGATCGAGCGCGCCGTCTGCTGA
- the guaB gene encoding IMP dehydrogenase, translated as MTSELNADGVPPKFAMLGLTFDDVLLLPAESEIVPSGVDTATRLSRNITLRVPLASAAMDTVTEGRMAISMARQGGIGVLHRNLSLEEQARQVETVKRSEAGMVSDPVTCTPDDTIRHVDELCARYRISGVPVTDAAGKLVGIITNRDMRFEVDHSRKVSEVMTNGPLVTAQVGVSAEAALGLLRRHKVEKLPIVDGDGKLRGLITVKDFVKTEQYPNASKDPDGRLLCAAAIGVGEDSFARAMALAEAGVDVIMVDTAHGHQRNVLEMVARVKKELGDAVDVVGGNVATRAGAQALVDAGADGVKVGVGPGSICTTRVVAGVGVPQITAIYEASLACAPVGVPIIGDGGIQYSGDIAKAIAAGASAVMLGSLLAGTAESPGELVLVNGKQFKTYRGMGSLAALQGRGEGKSYSKDRYFQDDVLSEDKLVPEGIEGRTPFRGPLSTVVHQLAGGLRAAMGYTGSRTIADLQQKQLVRITAAGLKESHPHDITMTVEAPNYTTR; from the coding sequence ATGACCAGCGAGCTCAACGCTGACGGAGTCCCGCCCAAGTTCGCCATGCTGGGACTGACCTTCGACGACGTACTGCTGCTGCCCGCCGAGTCCGAGATCGTCCCGAGCGGTGTGGACACGGCGACCAGGCTGTCGCGCAACATCACGCTGCGGGTCCCGCTGGCATCGGCCGCGATGGACACCGTGACCGAGGGCCGGATGGCCATCTCCATGGCGCGCCAGGGCGGCATCGGCGTGCTGCACCGCAACCTGTCCCTGGAGGAGCAGGCCCGCCAGGTCGAGACGGTCAAGCGGTCCGAGGCGGGCATGGTGAGCGACCCCGTCACGTGCACCCCGGACGACACGATCCGCCACGTCGACGAGCTGTGCGCCCGCTACCGGATCTCCGGCGTGCCGGTGACCGACGCCGCGGGCAAGCTGGTCGGCATCATCACCAACCGCGACATGCGGTTCGAGGTCGACCACTCGCGCAAGGTCAGCGAGGTGATGACCAACGGTCCGCTGGTCACCGCGCAGGTCGGCGTGTCGGCCGAGGCCGCGCTGGGCCTGCTGCGCAGGCACAAGGTCGAGAAGCTGCCGATCGTGGACGGCGACGGCAAGCTGCGCGGCCTGATCACGGTCAAGGACTTCGTCAAGACCGAGCAGTACCCGAACGCCTCGAAGGACCCGGACGGCAGGCTGCTGTGCGCCGCCGCGATCGGCGTCGGCGAGGACAGCTTCGCGCGGGCGATGGCGCTGGCCGAGGCGGGCGTCGACGTGATCATGGTCGACACGGCGCACGGCCACCAGCGCAACGTGCTGGAGATGGTCGCCAGGGTGAAGAAGGAGCTGGGCGACGCGGTGGACGTGGTCGGCGGCAACGTCGCCACCCGCGCGGGCGCGCAGGCGCTGGTGGACGCGGGCGCGGACGGCGTGAAGGTCGGCGTCGGCCCCGGCTCGATCTGCACCACGCGCGTCGTCGCCGGTGTCGGCGTGCCGCAGATCACCGCGATCTACGAGGCCAGCCTGGCGTGCGCGCCGGTGGGCGTGCCGATCATCGGCGACGGCGGCATCCAGTACTCCGGCGACATCGCCAAGGCCATCGCGGCGGGCGCGAGCGCGGTCATGCTCGGCAGCCTGCTGGCGGGCACCGCCGAGTCGCCGGGCGAGCTGGTGCTGGTCAACGGCAAGCAGTTCAAGACCTACCGCGGCATGGGCTCGCTGGCGGCGCTGCAGGGCCGCGGCGAGGGCAAGTCGTACTCGAAGGACCGCTACTTCCAGGACGACGTGCTGTCCGAGGACAAGCTGGTGCCCGAGGGCATCGAGGGCCGCACGCCGTTCCGCGGGCCGCTGTCGACCGTGGTGCACCAGCTCGCGGGCGGCCTGCGCGCCGCGATGGGGTACACCGGGTCGAGGACGATCGCCGACCTGCAGCAGAAGCAGCTGGTGCGGATCACGGCGGCCGGGCTCAAGGAGAGCCACCCGCACGACATCACCATGACCGTCGAAGCCCCGAACTACACGACCCGCTGA
- a CDS encoding GuaB3 family IMP dehydrogenase-related protein: MRDLVEIGMGRTARRAYELDDLEIIPSRRTRSSKDVSTAWQIDAYRFEIPLITHPTDAIVSPGTAVAVGELGGLGVLNAEGLWARHGDVEEALFRLVQSVEDTDDPAAPVKVLQELHAEPVRMDLIAEAIKQVRESGVTVAVRVSPQRAAELTPDLLAAGVEILVVQGTIISAEHVSRDGEPLNLKSFIADLDIPVIAGGVGDYRTAMHLMRTGAAGVIVGYGYTPGVTTTDSVLGIGVPMATAIADAAAARRDYLDETGGRYVHVIADGGVLTSGDIAKSIACGADAVMLGEPLASASEAPGQGLYWTASSAHPSVPRSHVSTGVDQVVDLRKLLFGPSVDPRGVTNLFGSLRRAMAKTGYSDLKEFQKVGLTIRG, encoded by the coding sequence GTGCGCGATCTGGTCGAGATCGGCATGGGCCGGACCGCGAGGCGGGCCTACGAACTGGACGACCTGGAGATCATCCCGTCCCGCAGGACCCGGTCCTCCAAGGACGTCTCGACGGCGTGGCAGATCGACGCCTACCGGTTCGAGATCCCGCTGATCACCCACCCGACGGACGCGATCGTGTCGCCGGGCACGGCGGTCGCGGTCGGCGAGCTGGGCGGCCTGGGCGTCCTCAACGCGGAGGGCCTGTGGGCCCGGCACGGCGACGTCGAGGAGGCGTTGTTCCGGCTGGTCCAGTCGGTGGAGGACACCGACGACCCGGCCGCGCCGGTGAAGGTGCTGCAGGAGCTGCACGCCGAGCCGGTGCGGATGGACCTGATCGCCGAGGCGATCAAGCAGGTGCGCGAGTCGGGCGTCACGGTGGCCGTGCGGGTCAGCCCGCAGCGGGCGGCCGAGCTGACCCCGGACCTGCTGGCGGCGGGCGTGGAGATCCTGGTCGTGCAGGGCACGATCATCTCGGCCGAGCACGTGTCGCGCGACGGCGAGCCGCTGAACCTGAAGTCGTTCATCGCCGACCTGGACATCCCGGTGATCGCGGGCGGCGTCGGCGACTACCGGACCGCGATGCACCTGATGCGCACGGGCGCGGCGGGCGTGATCGTCGGCTACGGCTACACGCCGGGCGTCACCACGACCGACTCGGTGCTGGGCATCGGCGTGCCGATGGCCACGGCGATCGCCGACGCGGCCGCGGCGCGGCGCGACTACCTGGACGAGACCGGTGGCCGGTACGTGCACGTGATCGCCGACGGCGGCGTGCTGACCAGCGGTGACATCGCGAAGTCGATCGCCTGCGGCGCGGACGCGGTGATGCTGGGCGAGCCGCTGGCGTCGGCGTCCGAGGCGCCGGGCCAGGGCCTGTACTGGACCGCCTCGTCGGCGCACCCGTCGGTGCCGCGCAGCCACGTGTCCACCGGCGTGGACCAGGTGGTGGACCTGCGCAAGCTGCTGTTCGGGCCGTCCGTCGACCCGCGCGGCGTGACGAACCTGTTCGGCTCGCTGCGCCGGGCGATGGCGAAGACCGGCTACTCGGACCTCAAGGAGTTCCAGAAGGTCGGCCTGACGATCAGGGGGTGA
- a CDS encoding response regulator transcription factor has protein sequence MTTVLICDDRRSVREGLTRVMSAVPGVSRIDCVAHGDELLARFSRQPVDVVLVGTQRAVPTGVEATRRLVSANPQANVIVFGAPDDAGSIAAAIAGGARGYLRWDASRPELVAALAHTLASTSVPAPRQPSDPGVQLTERELQVLRGMSQGKSNGQIGRELYLSEDTVKTHARRLFRKLGVRDRAQAVAHGFRRGLVS, from the coding sequence GTGACCACGGTCCTTATTTGCGACGACCGGCGCAGTGTGCGGGAGGGTCTCACCCGCGTGATGTCGGCTGTCCCAGGGGTTAGCCGCATCGACTGCGTAGCGCACGGTGACGAGTTGTTGGCTCGGTTCTCTCGGCAGCCGGTCGACGTCGTACTGGTTGGCACCCAGCGCGCCGTCCCGACCGGGGTCGAAGCGACCCGACGACTCGTCTCGGCCAACCCGCAGGCAAACGTCATCGTCTTCGGCGCACCGGACGACGCGGGCAGCATCGCCGCCGCGATCGCCGGCGGAGCCCGCGGCTACCTCCGCTGGGACGCCTCGCGTCCCGAGCTGGTGGCCGCCCTGGCGCACACCCTCGCGAGCACCAGCGTGCCCGCGCCGCGCCAGCCGTCGGACCCGGGCGTCCAGCTCACCGAGCGCGAGCTCCAGGTGCTGCGCGGGATGAGCCAGGGCAAGAGCAACGGGCAGATCGGGCGTGAGCTGTACCTGTCGGAGGACACGGTGAAGACGCACGCCCGGCGCCTGTTCCGCAAGCTCGGCGTGCGCGACCGCGCCCAGGCCGTCGCGCACGGCTTCCGGCGCGGTCTGGTGTCCTAG
- a CDS encoding WhiB family transcriptional regulator, giving the protein MADTRRLPGPNADLWDWQMRGSCRGMDSAFFFHPDGERGPARARREARAKAVCLSCPVLEMCRRHALAVQEPYGIWGGLSESERDSIIKARKRQLTPV; this is encoded by the coding sequence ATGGCGGACACCCGAAGGCTTCCCGGTCCCAACGCGGATCTGTGGGACTGGCAGATGCGCGGCTCGTGCCGCGGGATGGACAGCGCGTTCTTCTTCCACCCGGACGGGGAACGCGGACCGGCGCGGGCGCGACGGGAGGCGCGGGCGAAGGCCGTGTGCCTGTCGTGCCCGGTGCTGGAGATGTGCAGGAGGCACGCCCTGGCGGTGCAGGAGCCGTACGGGATCTGGGGCGGCCTGTCGGAGTCCGAGCGGGACAGCATCATCAAGGCGCGCAAGCGCCAGCTGACGCCCGTCTGA
- a CDS encoding anti-sigma-D factor RsdA, which translates to MADQHEKGNGEVVRGRDERPPQPEDTLAEDTAVGPGDDLAGIRADDALLDALGGRDGDVPDSLVDDELNALLLAWRHEVESPPMGELVDTDTAVATIAAARPQPRRHRFLIPLASAAAVLAIAFTGMSLVARDAEPGDALWGLTRVLYSEHARSVEAAVAVRSDLDSAGAALREGRYSEARDALLKASEGLPAVSPDDGKDDLVQRHESLLEALTSTTPTPSGTSTAVVPSTTTQLPTTLATQPSNNPTTTTAPVTTTIAPTTTTEPIPTTDGTAPPPPPTSDVPSGGQTKVGSETPGSTDGTQSTTEN; encoded by the coding sequence GTGGCTGACCAGCACGAGAAGGGCAACGGAGAAGTCGTGCGCGGACGAGATGAGAGACCGCCGCAGCCTGAAGACACCCTGGCTGAAGACACCGCGGTCGGACCTGGGGACGACCTCGCGGGCATCCGGGCTGACGACGCCCTGCTCGACGCACTGGGCGGGCGGGACGGCGACGTGCCGGACTCGCTCGTCGACGACGAGCTGAACGCGCTGCTGCTGGCCTGGCGGCACGAGGTCGAGAGCCCGCCCATGGGCGAGCTGGTCGACACCGACACGGCGGTCGCCACGATCGCCGCCGCCCGCCCCCAGCCCCGCAGGCACCGCTTCCTCATCCCGCTGGCGAGCGCCGCCGCCGTGCTGGCGATCGCGTTCACCGGGATGAGCCTGGTCGCGCGGGACGCCGAGCCCGGCGACGCGCTCTGGGGCCTGACCAGGGTCCTCTACTCCGAGCACGCGCGGTCGGTGGAAGCCGCCGTCGCCGTGCGCAGCGACCTCGACAGCGCGGGCGCCGCCCTGCGCGAGGGCCGGTACAGCGAGGCGCGCGACGCGCTGCTGAAGGCGAGCGAGGGCCTGCCCGCGGTCTCGCCGGACGACGGCAAGGACGACCTGGTCCAGCGGCACGAGTCGCTGCTGGAGGCGCTGACCAGCACCACGCCGACGCCGAGCGGCACCTCCACCGCGGTCGTGCCGTCCACGACGACCCAGCTCCCGACGACGCTGGCCACCCAGCCGTCGAACAACCCGACGACCACGACCGCGCCGGTCACCACCACGATCGCGCCGACGACGACCACCGAGCCGATCCCGACCACGGACGGCACGGCGCCGCCGCCGCCGCCCACGTCGGACGTGCCGTCCGGGGGTCAGACCAAGGTCGGGTCGGAGACGCCGGGTTCGACCGACGGCACCCAGAGCACCACCGAGAACTGA
- the groES gene encoding co-chaperone GroES, whose product MSVNIKPLEDKIVVQASEAETTTASGLVIPDTAKEKPQEGKVIAVGPGRIDDKGNRVPVDVAVGDVVIYSKYGGTEVKYNGEEYLILSARDVLAVIN is encoded by the coding sequence GTGAGCGTGAACATCAAGCCGCTCGAGGACAAGATCGTCGTCCAGGCCAGCGAGGCCGAGACCACGACCGCTTCCGGCCTCGTGATCCCGGACACCGCGAAGGAGAAGCCCCAGGAGGGCAAGGTCATCGCGGTCGGCCCCGGCCGGATCGACGACAAGGGCAACCGCGTCCCCGTGGACGTGGCTGTCGGCGACGTCGTCATCTACTCCAAGTACGGCGGCACCGAGGTCAAGTACAACGGCGAGGAGTACCTCATCCTCTCCGCCCGCGACGTGCTGGCCGTCATCAACTGA
- a CDS encoding DUF5319 domain-containing protein, whose amino-acid sequence MGSGHGIWTGSGVGPVPCGVVPHDALPPDPFAGDPEDPARALGEPDHDHDHPPMDDAERAELVGDLSDLAVYQALLEPRGVRGIVVDCGECQEPHYHDWALLRSSLEQLLSDGRMRPHEPAYDPDPTSYVSWEYCRGYADGVTATESAR is encoded by the coding sequence ATGGGTTCAGGTCATGGTATCTGGACGGGGTCGGGGGTCGGCCCGGTACCGTGCGGGGTCGTGCCGCACGACGCGTTGCCACCAGACCCGTTCGCGGGCGACCCGGAGGACCCGGCCCGGGCCCTCGGCGAGCCCGACCACGACCACGACCACCCGCCGATGGACGACGCCGAGCGGGCCGAGCTGGTCGGCGACCTCAGCGACCTCGCCGTGTACCAGGCACTGCTGGAACCCCGTGGTGTCCGGGGCATCGTGGTGGACTGCGGCGAGTGCCAGGAGCCGCACTACCACGACTGGGCGCTGCTGCGGTCGAGCCTGGAGCAGCTGCTGTCCGACGGTCGGATGCGCCCGCACGAGCCCGCGTACGACCCGGACCCGACGTCCTACGTCAGCTGGGAGTACTGCCGCGGTTACGCGGACGGGGTCACCGCGACCGAGAGCGCCCGCTGA
- a CDS encoding sigma-70 family RNA polymerase sigma factor, with product MTNLGDGLDAEVGAAVDGDRHAIERLLASIRPLVVRYCRARVGRQERSFASADDVAQEVCLAVLTALPSYRDQGRPFLAFVYGIAAHKVADAHRSAARNRSEPVPEVPDAPETEAGPEQRAMQGELSERMAVLLKVLPEKQREILLLRVVVGLSAEETADAVGSTPGAVRVAQHRALARLRKTLAAEEVV from the coding sequence ATGACCAACTTGGGGGACGGACTGGACGCCGAAGTGGGCGCAGCCGTCGATGGCGACCGCCACGCGATCGAGCGGCTCCTGGCATCCATCCGGCCCCTCGTGGTGCGGTACTGCCGCGCCAGAGTCGGAAGGCAGGAGAGGTCTTTCGCTTCGGCGGACGACGTGGCCCAGGAGGTGTGTCTCGCGGTGCTGACGGCCCTGCCCAGCTATCGCGACCAGGGTCGGCCGTTCTTGGCGTTCGTCTACGGGATCGCCGCGCACAAGGTGGCCGACGCGCATCGCTCCGCAGCCCGGAACCGGTCCGAACCGGTCCCGGAGGTCCCCGACGCCCCCGAGACGGAAGCCGGGCCCGAGCAGCGCGCCATGCAGGGCGAGCTGTCCGAGCGGATGGCGGTCCTCCTCAAGGTCCTTCCGGAGAAGCAGCGGGAGATCCTGCTGCTCCGAGTGGTCGTCGGCCTGTCGGCCGAAGAGACCGCCGACGCGGTCGGCTCCACGCCGGGCGCGGTACGGGTGGCGCAACACCGCGCCCTGGCCCGCCTTCGCAAGACGTTGGCAGCGGAGGAGGTGGTCTGA